One genomic window of Streptomyces sp. NBC_01498 includes the following:
- a CDS encoding NUDIX hydrolase, whose protein sequence is MSDGGIADGAATTVLIDTVAWVRVERGRILCARSRGKDVFYIPGGKREGAETDLETLLREVGEEIDVAVLPATAVHLGTYEAQAHDRPEGDLVRMSCYSGDYTGTPAASNEIEEIRWLGYADRDRVAPVDQLLFDDLRASGELA, encoded by the coding sequence ATGAGTGACGGTGGGATTGCGGACGGCGCGGCCACGACGGTCTTGATCGACACGGTCGCCTGGGTCCGGGTGGAGCGGGGCAGAATCCTCTGCGCCCGTTCCCGGGGCAAGGATGTCTTCTACATCCCCGGCGGCAAGCGTGAAGGCGCCGAGACCGACCTGGAGACCCTGCTGCGCGAGGTCGGGGAAGAGATTGACGTGGCCGTCCTCCCCGCCACGGCGGTGCATCTGGGGACGTACGAGGCCCAGGCCCACGACCGGCCCGAGGGCGATCTCGTCCGGATGAGCTGCTACTCCGGCGACTACACGGGCACCCCGGCGGCCAGCAACGAGATCGAGGAGATCCGCTGGCTCGGCTACGCCGACCGGGACCGGGTCGCCCCCGTCGACCAGCTTCTCTTCGACGATCTCCGGGCCTCCGGCGAGCTGGCGTGA
- a CDS encoding GH39 family glycosyl hydrolase, which produces MTEKSIARADWETRIGKPSDQRLTGIGELPAPGGLSAEDGTGHVLLTWQPVPGALGYLVHRADTPDGPYLPLDHLGGDVLAVPHPPYADTLAAPGRGYFYKVATWSDGGAGSLSEAVPGCARAVGTTPPPVTVTVDAAAAATPLPGVWNRMIGAEHFSLLTWDKPGAGGSDVAAEYAQALGIVRDEIGVRSVRAHGTFLPETLAVRPDGSFDFSGLDEVYDRFLATGLQPVVELSFMPKELAADPEYTVFDYRALVSKPAVWEHWGDLCREVTVHLQDRYGRDTVAGWEFEVWNEANLEVFWNGTQDDYHRLYEVAVRAVKGVDERIRVGGPSSAAAGWVGALLEYCQERDVPVDFVSTHTYGNAPLDFRPMTRAFAAATGRPEPEILWTEWGVTPTHFHRVSDSVFAAPFVLRGMKSALSSTDALAYWVASDQFEELGWPPRLFHGGFGLLTVGNLRKPRFWALYLLSQLTGGRIPAAVTGDGAEALVESLSTRADDGSTVDVLVWNGTLDQSKIDGHAPLDRTVTVRINGLEPGTGYTPLSHRVDERHANIQAVWNDLGGGDWPDEPQWAKLRAADTLPVETLAPVVADETGTVSLTVPLPNPGIRFLRLARA; this is translated from the coding sequence ATGACCGAGAAGTCCATCGCTCGTGCCGACTGGGAGACCCGGATCGGGAAGCCCAGCGACCAGCGGCTCACCGGCATCGGGGAACTCCCGGCCCCCGGCGGGCTGTCCGCCGAGGACGGCACCGGACATGTGCTGCTGACCTGGCAGCCGGTCCCGGGCGCGCTCGGCTATCTCGTACACCGCGCCGACACCCCCGACGGCCCCTATCTGCCGCTCGACCACCTCGGCGGCGATGTGCTGGCCGTGCCCCACCCCCCGTACGCCGACACCCTCGCCGCACCGGGCCGGGGCTACTTCTACAAGGTCGCCACCTGGTCCGACGGCGGAGCCGGCTCCCTCTCCGAGGCGGTTCCCGGCTGCGCCAGGGCCGTCGGCACCACCCCTCCCCCGGTCACCGTCACCGTCGACGCGGCGGCGGCCGCCACCCCCCTCCCCGGGGTCTGGAACCGGATGATCGGCGCGGAGCACTTCTCGCTGCTGACCTGGGACAAGCCGGGCGCGGGCGGCTCGGACGTGGCGGCGGAGTACGCGCAGGCGCTCGGAATCGTCCGCGACGAGATCGGCGTGCGCTCCGTACGGGCCCACGGCACCTTCCTCCCGGAGACCCTGGCCGTCCGGCCGGACGGCTCCTTCGACTTCTCGGGCCTGGACGAGGTGTACGACCGGTTCCTGGCGACCGGCCTTCAGCCGGTGGTCGAACTCTCCTTCATGCCCAAGGAGTTGGCGGCCGACCCGGAGTACACCGTCTTCGACTACCGGGCCCTGGTCTCCAAGCCCGCCGTGTGGGAGCACTGGGGCGACCTCTGCCGCGAAGTGACCGTCCACCTCCAGGACCGCTACGGCCGGGACACCGTCGCGGGCTGGGAGTTCGAGGTCTGGAACGAGGCCAATCTGGAGGTCTTCTGGAACGGCACCCAGGACGACTACCACCGGCTCTACGAGGTCGCCGTACGCGCCGTGAAGGGCGTGGACGAGCGGATCAGGGTCGGCGGCCCGTCCTCCGCCGCCGCGGGCTGGGTCGGCGCGCTGCTGGAGTACTGCCAGGAGCGCGACGTACCCGTCGACTTCGTCTCCACCCACACCTACGGCAACGCGCCGCTCGACTTCCGCCCGATGACCCGCGCGTTCGCCGCGGCCACCGGCCGGCCCGAGCCGGAGATCCTGTGGACCGAGTGGGGTGTCACGCCCACCCACTTCCACCGGGTCAGCGACTCCGTCTTCGCCGCCCCGTTCGTCCTGCGCGGCATGAAGAGTGCCCTGTCGTCCACCGACGCGCTCGCCTACTGGGTCGCCTCCGACCAGTTCGAGGAACTGGGCTGGCCGCCCCGGCTCTTCCACGGCGGCTTCGGCCTGCTCACGGTCGGCAATCTCCGCAAGCCGCGCTTCTGGGCGCTGTATCTGCTCTCCCAGCTGACCGGCGGACGGATTCCCGCCGCCGTGACCGGCGACGGCGCCGAGGCACTGGTGGAGTCGCTGTCCACCCGCGCCGACGACGGCTCCACCGTCGATGTCCTCGTCTGGAACGGCACACTCGACCAGTCCAAGATCGACGGCCACGCGCCCCTGGACCGAACAGTGACCGTACGGATCAACGGACTTGAGCCGGGCACCGGCTACACCCCCCTCTCGCATCGGGTCGACGAACGGCACGCCAACATCCAGGCCGTCTGGAACGACCTCGGCGGCGGCGACTGGCCCGACGAGCCCCAGTGGGCGAAGCTGCGGGCCGCCGACACACTGCCGGTCGAGACCCTGGCGCCCGTCGTCGCCGACGAGACGGGCACGGTCTCGCTGACCGTCCCGCTCCCCAACCCCGGCATCCGGTTCCTGCGCCTCGCCCGCGCCTGA
- a CDS encoding carbohydrate ABC transporter permease, with translation MSAAPTTTPPPTAPAGTNEPAGPVSSAGPARPTPAARLRKAAVYALLSLGLLLMVAPFLWMGLSAFKTDRELNASPPVWIPTEWTTEHFGELLDKLDVPLYFLNSLTVAVLVTLCNLVFCSMLGYALAKLRFGGKNKIFALVLAALMVPGNLMLLPLFVLMSKLQLIDSYAGLVLPFAAQAFGVFLMRQFMQSIPDELLEAARIDGAREWYIFWRIAMPLVKPALATLSILIFLGSWNNFVWPLIATNDPGKYTLPVALATFATDPNQSDGSNGMLMVGSLLIILPVLLVFMVLQRHFTQGLATTGLK, from the coding sequence ATGAGCGCCGCACCGACCACCACGCCCCCGCCCACGGCTCCCGCCGGGACGAACGAGCCCGCCGGGCCCGTGTCGTCCGCCGGCCCGGCGAGGCCGACACCCGCCGCGCGGCTCCGGAAGGCCGCCGTCTACGCGCTCCTCTCGCTCGGCCTGCTGCTGATGGTGGCGCCGTTCCTGTGGATGGGGCTGTCCGCCTTCAAGACGGACCGTGAGCTGAACGCCAGCCCGCCCGTGTGGATCCCCACCGAATGGACCACGGAGCACTTCGGGGAACTGCTCGACAAGCTGGACGTGCCGCTGTACTTCCTGAACTCCCTCACCGTGGCCGTCCTCGTGACGCTCTGCAATCTGGTGTTCTGCTCGATGCTGGGCTACGCACTGGCCAAGCTGAGGTTCGGCGGCAAGAACAAGATTTTCGCGCTGGTGCTCGCCGCACTGATGGTGCCCGGCAATCTGATGCTCCTTCCGCTGTTCGTCCTGATGAGCAAGCTCCAGCTGATCGACTCGTACGCGGGGCTCGTCCTGCCGTTCGCCGCCCAGGCGTTCGGGGTCTTCCTGATGCGGCAGTTCATGCAGTCGATCCCCGACGAACTGCTGGAGGCGGCCCGGATCGACGGTGCCCGCGAGTGGTACATCTTCTGGCGGATCGCGATGCCGCTGGTCAAACCGGCCCTGGCGACGCTGTCGATCCTGATCTTCCTGGGCTCCTGGAACAACTTCGTGTGGCCGCTGATCGCGACGAACGACCCGGGGAAATACACCCTCCCTGTCGCGCTCGCCACCTTCGCCACCGACCCCAACCAGTCCGACGGCTCCAACGGCATGCTGATGGTCGGCTCCCTGCTGATCATCCTGCCGGTGCTGCTGGTCTTCATGGTCCTGCAACGGCACTTCACCCAGGGCCTCGCGACCACCGGCCTGAAGTAG
- a CDS encoding carbohydrate ABC transporter permease: MSTTTEPAAHAAPVKTGPGAPPPPGGAGRRGLRPVAVQHRAGWLFSTPFLVLFAVFMALPIVATLVMSFTDFGLRNVTDPFSAEFIGFENYTKLMDDEKFLTSLFNTAYFVVVGVPLTVGVGLFVAVLLNNGIDRARTFFRVGFYAPVVTSIVAIAVVWRFVLDPSDGLIAGLASEVGLTSPDFLGSEALAMPSLIVMAVWRNLGTVMVLFIAGLQAIPPDIREAARLDGASTWQEFRRITVPLLRPTMLYTTVITTIGYLNVFEEPFVMTQGGPSNSTLTVSLSMYREGFNFFHMGYASAMAYVLFVVIMAITVLQLRLLKDNTK; the protein is encoded by the coding sequence ATGAGCACCACGACCGAACCGGCCGCGCACGCGGCCCCGGTGAAGACCGGTCCGGGAGCCCCTCCCCCGCCCGGCGGCGCGGGCCGCCGCGGGCTGCGGCCCGTCGCCGTCCAGCATCGGGCGGGCTGGCTGTTCTCCACCCCCTTCCTGGTGCTCTTCGCCGTCTTCATGGCTCTGCCGATCGTCGCGACGCTCGTCATGAGCTTCACCGACTTCGGGCTGCGCAATGTCACCGACCCGTTCTCGGCGGAGTTCATCGGTTTCGAGAACTACACGAAGCTGATGGACGACGAGAAGTTCCTCACGTCCCTCTTCAACACGGCGTACTTCGTGGTCGTGGGCGTCCCGCTGACCGTCGGCGTCGGCCTGTTCGTCGCGGTCCTGCTCAACAACGGCATCGACCGGGCCCGCACCTTCTTCCGGGTCGGTTTCTACGCCCCGGTCGTGACCAGCATCGTCGCCATCGCCGTCGTCTGGCGCTTCGTCCTCGACCCGTCCGACGGACTGATCGCGGGCCTGGCCTCCGAAGTCGGCCTGACCTCGCCGGACTTCCTCGGCTCCGAGGCGCTCGCCATGCCGTCGCTGATCGTGATGGCCGTGTGGCGCAATCTCGGTACGGTCATGGTGCTCTTCATCGCGGGTCTCCAGGCCATTCCGCCGGACATTCGCGAGGCGGCGCGGCTGGACGGCGCGAGCACCTGGCAGGAGTTCCGCCGGATCACCGTGCCGCTGCTGCGGCCCACGATGCTCTACACCACGGTCATCACGACCATCGGCTATCTCAATGTCTTCGAGGAGCCGTTCGTGATGACCCAGGGCGGGCCGTCGAACAGCACCCTCACCGTGTCGCTCTCCATGTACCGCGAGGGCTTCAACTTCTTCCACATGGGCTACGCGAGCGCCATGGCGTATGTGCTCTTCGTCGTGATCATGGCGATCACGGTGCTCCAGCTCCGTCTGCTGAAGGACAACACGAAATGA
- a CDS encoding glucoamylase family protein — MDRRTFLAAAGSGATALALGAAATPALSAPATAASRAHVVHASDTPLLLRWFRDTYHSIEAMTTDIGLAADKIDLTAPGGPVPSRNTSPTNIGCGLWSTVAAAGLGVIDQETLRRRLDRTVTAVEKLERHHGFWLNWYDAHDGSVLTSWPGTGDPVRPFLSSVDNAWLVTGLLIAADADSRLRGRVARLLSTADWSYFYTPYDAADPVAGPGQLRGGFWTDTGEPTAHHYGALNTEPRMASYLGIADGSLPTDHYWHMFRTMVPENGQEQPPGGGYDTVDGIRVFQGHYTYRGRKLVPTWGGSMFEALMVPLFVPEPEWSPRSWGTTHRRFVHSQIEHGLKEAEYGYWGFSPAEVPEGGYQEYGVDAIGMNIDGYASNTDRTYVTHGEPLPPASAYTNGVVTPHASFLALPYARSEALANLKAIAGDFGAYHDGYGFRDSVNVSTGHVSASALALDQGMIAAALAQELRPGLLQRPFRTGGFASRVRPMLGKERFSI, encoded by the coding sequence ATGGACCGTCGTACCTTTCTCGCCGCCGCCGGCAGCGGGGCCACCGCCCTGGCCCTCGGCGCCGCCGCCACACCCGCCCTGTCCGCGCCGGCCACCGCCGCGTCGCGCGCTCATGTTGTTCATGCCTCTGATACACCGCTGCTGCTGCGCTGGTTCCGCGACACGTATCACTCGATCGAGGCGATGACGACCGACATCGGTCTCGCCGCCGACAAGATCGACCTCACCGCGCCGGGCGGGCCCGTCCCGTCGCGGAACACCTCGCCGACCAACATCGGCTGCGGCCTCTGGTCCACCGTCGCCGCCGCCGGACTCGGCGTCATCGACCAGGAAACCCTGCGCCGCCGGCTCGACCGGACCGTCACCGCCGTCGAGAAGCTGGAACGCCATCACGGCTTCTGGCTCAACTGGTACGACGCCCACGACGGCTCCGTCCTCACCAGCTGGCCCGGCACCGGCGACCCGGTCCGCCCCTTCCTCTCCTCGGTCGACAACGCGTGGCTGGTCACGGGCCTGCTCATCGCCGCCGACGCGGACAGCCGGCTGCGCGGCCGGGTCGCCCGGCTGCTGTCCACCGCCGACTGGTCGTACTTCTACACGCCGTACGACGCCGCCGACCCGGTCGCCGGCCCCGGCCAGCTGCGCGGCGGTTTCTGGACCGACACCGGCGAGCCCACCGCGCACCACTACGGGGCGCTCAACACCGAGCCGCGCATGGCCAGTTACCTGGGCATAGCGGACGGCAGCCTGCCCACGGACCACTACTGGCACATGTTCCGCACCATGGTCCCCGAGAACGGCCAGGAGCAGCCGCCCGGCGGGGGCTACGACACCGTCGACGGCATCCGGGTCTTCCAGGGCCACTACACCTACCGGGGCCGCAAGCTGGTCCCGACCTGGGGCGGCTCGATGTTCGAGGCCCTGATGGTACCGCTGTTCGTGCCCGAGCCGGAGTGGTCGCCGCGTTCCTGGGGCACCACGCACCGCCGGTTCGTCCACTCCCAGATCGAGCACGGGCTGAAGGAGGCGGAGTACGGCTACTGGGGCTTCTCCCCCGCCGAGGTGCCCGAGGGCGGTTACCAGGAGTACGGCGTGGACGCGATCGGTATGAACATCGACGGCTACGCCTCCAACACCGACCGCACCTATGTCACGCACGGCGAGCCGCTGCCGCCCGCCTCCGCGTACACCAACGGCGTGGTGACCCCGCACGCCTCGTTCCTCGCCCTGCCCTACGCGCGCTCCGAGGCGCTGGCCAACCTGAAGGCGATCGCGGGCGACTTCGGCGCGTACCACGACGGGTACGGCTTCCGGGACTCGGTCAATGTGAGCACCGGCCATGTCAGCGCTTCGGCTCTCGCGCTGGACCAGGGCATGATCGCCGCCGCGCTCGCGCAGGAACTGCGCCCCGGGCTGCTCCAGCGCCCCTTCCGTACCGGTGGTTTCGCCTCCCGCGTCCGTCCCATGCTGGGCAAGGAGCGCTTCAGCATCTGA
- a CDS encoding SpoIIE family protein phosphatase: protein MSEIPGTADDVVWQSSPPGSIYDYVRVASFSIGPDGLVDQWSLRAAELFGVASEEVRGKDPIEVFVPADLRTRGHRKIAEILDGKEWTGLVPFRMPGERGSHGIAEVYVMPSETDSGERAALCLVVDVQALRQIETELASSQAIFGQSPFGFLLFDTDLTVRRANQRFAAVFGGSADDHRGRTVHDYLSRSEADRLTALLRRVLETGESATDIQLVGMAPGGKDRRHWAVNLYRVHSGAGRPIGVAGIGTDVTRRQIAAREAASARRNLAILNEASARIGNSLDLETTARELLDVAVPGFCDLASVDLYQGLLTGEEAPPGRGGSSGSETGGGSATMRRVAFASAVADAPLLGIDLTGDGGAEPPAAGAVHRYPFNSPCANALRTGRVQTVPGGPGSLVQSTFAVPMVAHDTVVGLAQFSRTKGSEPFGERDRALAVELAARAAVCIDNARLYRREHERALILQRSLLPPGDPEAAGLDIACRYLPGNTATEVGGDWFDVIELPGHRTALVVGDVMGRGLRAAVAMGELRTAVRTLALLDLEPAEVLSALDEIARGLGTPSGAQQASRVAHRSRDADLSEVYLATCVYAVYDPVTRRCTFANAGHPPPVLVEPGEEALLLDVPPGMPLGVGGEPFEQVEVEIPEEALLALYTDGLVESRDHPIDEGLSAFRRALGNTARPLEDVCDHVLNTLDTRHGEDDIALLMARIQGLPAEAVGDWQLPREPRSVGRAREVARAQLHSWGLDPLVDTVELLVSELVTNAMRYGEGEIRLRLLRDRTLVCEVWDAGLVQPRRRRARDTDEGGRGLQLVGLLSAAWGSRRTPHGKTVWFELALPDGDSTAEPTVEQLLSMF from the coding sequence GTGAGCGAGATACCTGGAACGGCGGACGACGTCGTGTGGCAGAGCAGTCCGCCCGGTTCGATCTATGACTACGTGAGAGTCGCCTCGTTCTCGATCGGTCCCGACGGGCTGGTCGACCAGTGGAGTCTGCGCGCCGCCGAGCTGTTCGGGGTCGCCTCCGAGGAGGTCAGGGGCAAGGACCCGATCGAGGTCTTCGTCCCCGCCGACCTGCGCACCCGTGGGCACCGCAAGATCGCCGAGATACTCGACGGCAAGGAGTGGACGGGCCTCGTCCCGTTCCGGATGCCCGGCGAACGCGGCTCGCACGGCATCGCCGAGGTCTATGTGATGCCCAGTGAGACCGACAGCGGCGAACGGGCCGCGCTCTGTCTCGTCGTGGACGTCCAGGCACTCCGTCAGATCGAGACGGAACTCGCCTCGTCGCAGGCCATTTTCGGCCAATCTCCTTTCGGCTTCCTGCTGTTCGACACCGACCTCACCGTCCGGCGCGCCAACCAGCGCTTCGCCGCCGTCTTCGGCGGCTCCGCCGACGACCACCGCGGGCGCACCGTCCACGACTACCTCTCCCGTTCCGAGGCCGACCGGCTCACCGCCCTGCTCCGCCGGGTCCTGGAGACCGGCGAGTCCGCCACCGACATCCAGCTCGTCGGCATGGCGCCCGGCGGCAAGGACCGCCGGCACTGGGCGGTCAACCTGTACCGCGTGCACAGCGGGGCCGGCCGCCCCATCGGCGTCGCCGGGATCGGCACCGACGTCACACGCCGTCAGATCGCCGCCCGCGAGGCCGCCAGCGCCCGCCGCAACCTCGCGATCCTCAACGAGGCCAGCGCCCGCATAGGCAACTCCCTCGACCTGGAGACCACCGCCCGGGAACTCCTCGACGTCGCCGTCCCCGGCTTCTGCGACCTCGCCTCCGTCGACCTCTACCAGGGACTGCTCACCGGTGAGGAGGCCCCGCCCGGACGCGGCGGCTCCTCCGGCTCCGAGACCGGCGGCGGCAGCGCCACCATGCGGCGCGTCGCCTTCGCCAGCGCCGTCGCCGACGCGCCCCTGCTCGGGATCGACCTGACGGGCGACGGCGGGGCCGAACCCCCCGCGGCGGGCGCCGTCCACCGCTACCCCTTCAATTCCCCCTGCGCGAACGCCCTGCGCACCGGCCGGGTCCAGACCGTGCCCGGCGGCCCCGGCAGCCTCGTCCAGTCCACCTTCGCCGTGCCGATGGTCGCGCACGACACCGTCGTCGGACTGGCCCAGTTCTCCCGTACGAAGGGCAGCGAGCCCTTCGGCGAACGCGACCGCGCCCTCGCCGTGGAACTCGCCGCGCGCGCCGCCGTCTGCATCGACAACGCCCGCCTCTACCGCAGGGAGCACGAACGCGCGCTGATCCTCCAGCGCAGCCTGCTCCCGCCGGGCGACCCCGAGGCCGCCGGACTGGACATCGCCTGCCGCTATCTGCCGGGCAACACCGCCACCGAGGTCGGCGGCGACTGGTTCGACGTCATCGAACTGCCGGGCCACCGCACCGCGTTGGTCGTCGGCGACGTCATGGGCCGGGGCCTGCGCGCCGCCGTCGCGATGGGCGAACTCCGTACGGCCGTACGGACCCTGGCGCTGCTCGACCTCGAACCCGCGGAGGTGCTGTCCGCGCTGGACGAGATCGCCCGGGGCCTCGGCACCCCGAGCGGCGCCCAGCAGGCGTCCCGTGTCGCGCACCGGTCGCGCGACGCCGACCTGTCCGAGGTGTACCTCGCGACCTGTGTGTACGCCGTCTACGACCCGGTCACCCGCCGCTGCACCTTCGCCAACGCCGGACACCCCCCTCCGGTGCTCGTGGAACCCGGCGAGGAGGCACTGCTGCTCGACGTGCCGCCCGGAATGCCGCTCGGGGTCGGCGGGGAGCCGTTCGAGCAGGTCGAGGTGGAGATCCCCGAAGAGGCGCTGCTCGCGCTCTACACGGACGGTCTGGTCGAGTCCCGGGACCACCCGATAGACGAGGGTCTGTCGGCCTTCCGGCGGGCGCTCGGCAATACCGCACGGCCGCTCGAAGACGTCTGCGACCACGTGCTCAACACGCTCGACACCCGGCACGGCGAGGACGACATCGCCCTGCTGATGGCCCGTATCCAGGGGCTGCCCGCCGAGGCCGTCGGCGACTGGCAACTGCCGCGCGAACCGCGCTCCGTGGGCCGCGCCCGCGAGGTCGCCCGCGCCCAGCTCCACTCCTGGGGCCTCGATCCGCTGGTGGACACCGTCGAACTGCTCGTCAGCGAGCTTGTCACCAACGCGATGCGCTACGGCGAGGGCGAGATCCGGCTGCGGCTGCTGCGTGACCGCACACTCGTCTGCGAGGTCTGGGACGCGGGCCTCGTCCAGCCGCGCAGGCGCCGGGCGCGCGACACCGACGAGGGCGGTCGCGGGCTCCAGCTGGTGGGGCTGCTCAGCGCGGCCTGGGGGTCGCGGCGTACCCCGCACGGGAAGACGGTCTGGTTCGAACTCGCGCTGCCCGACGGGGACTCGACGGCGGAGCCGACCGTCGAGCAACTCCTCAGCATGTTCTGA
- a CDS encoding SPOR domain-containing protein, which translates to MTDVGAGLPWLVICQDGNGNRYRVGRYATKDEAQKVADGFGARGHGQSYLVERLQQTTR; encoded by the coding sequence ATGACCGACGTCGGAGCCGGGCTCCCTTGGCTGGTCATATGTCAGGACGGGAACGGCAACCGGTACCGCGTCGGCCGGTACGCCACCAAGGACGAGGCCCAGAAGGTCGCCGACGGTTTCGGCGCCCGGGGGCACGGCCAGTCCTATCTGGTGGAGCGCCTTCAGCAGACCACCCGCTGA
- a CDS encoding TPM domain-containing protein: MTQTASRHRIRTAARSLPGPPVTALPMAALWLLPAGSPDARAAEPVTPPSQSRITVPAASPGHREGGVTASPDRAYAHSAADTRPAGAVPTTEAPSAHARSTADAGPAADAPSAHTRSAQARSATDAVPTTHTPSAHTPSAHARSATDAVPTTHTPSAHTPSAHARSATDAVPAAGAPSSTTSGVALILPIVLVCCAVILGTYTYLKRRHRAVSRTTLRPGGPPGHEVPERPHVAPAELERRAGAALVDTDDAVHTSREELGFATAQFGEEATRPFLAAVTGAEGELAAAFRLRQQLDDAPPAGDDTRRRVLDEILARCTDAGARLDDVAADFDELRDRERTAPEALAAAETAYREVSGRRGEAAATLGAMRERYAESASAPVGCAVEEADDRLVFATARLGDAGRSVRAGDHGRAAVHVRAAESAVAQAAELIGAVERRSGELAEADDALPALLTGAETALAEARGLLEETSEDDSPDDAPEDPPVTGLRERIARAGAVAADVRREMASGPYDPLDALRRVEEADAALDETLAGIRGSAPGEGRAAALLGPAALGARAAIGAAAGYLTARRGAVGVGARTRLAEARRRLGRSGAPAELGDARGALAEAQHADRLARDARGLAERDVAAYGTGAGPGAAPGAADGLGGAVRGGIVLGGPYDGGRGTGPGAFGGGATRGRMAGRARF; encoded by the coding sequence GTGACGCAGACCGCGAGCCGCCACCGGATACGCACGGCCGCCCGCAGCCTGCCGGGCCCGCCGGTGACGGCTCTGCCGATGGCGGCCCTGTGGCTGCTGCCCGCCGGGTCGCCGGACGCGCGCGCGGCCGAGCCCGTCACCCCGCCGTCGCAGAGCCGGATCACGGTCCCGGCGGCCAGCCCCGGCCACCGGGAGGGCGGGGTCACCGCCTCCCCCGACCGGGCGTACGCGCACTCCGCCGCCGACACGCGGCCCGCGGGCGCCGTTCCCACGACCGAGGCCCCGTCCGCCCACGCCCGGTCCACCGCCGACGCCGGTCCCGCAGCCGACGCGCCGTCCGCCCACACCCGGTCCGCCCAGGCGCGGTCCGCCACCGACGCCGTTCCCACGACCCACACCCCGTCCGCCCACACCCCGTCCGCCCACGCGCGGTCCGCCACCGACGCCGTTCCCACGACCCACACCCCGTCCGCCCACACCCCGTCCGCCCACGCGCGGTCCGCCACCGACGCCGTTCCCGCGGCCGGCGCGCCGTCCTCCACCACCTCGGGCGTCGCCCTGATCCTGCCGATCGTGCTCGTGTGCTGCGCGGTGATCCTCGGCACGTACACCTACCTCAAGCGCAGGCACCGCGCCGTGTCCCGTACGACGCTGCGGCCCGGCGGCCCGCCGGGCCACGAGGTGCCGGAGCGCCCGCACGTCGCGCCGGCCGAGCTGGAACGGCGCGCGGGGGCGGCCCTCGTCGACACGGACGACGCCGTACACACCAGCCGGGAGGAACTGGGCTTCGCCACCGCGCAGTTCGGCGAGGAGGCGACGCGGCCCTTCCTCGCCGCCGTGACCGGCGCCGAGGGTGAGCTGGCCGCCGCCTTCCGGCTGCGGCAGCAGCTGGACGACGCGCCACCGGCGGGCGACGACACCCGGCGCCGGGTGCTGGACGAGATCCTGGCCCGGTGCACCGACGCGGGCGCCCGGCTGGACGACGTGGCGGCGGACTTCGACGAGCTGCGCGACAGGGAACGCACCGCCCCGGAGGCGCTGGCCGCCGCCGAGACGGCGTACCGGGAGGTGTCCGGGCGGCGCGGGGAAGCCGCCGCGACCCTCGGCGCGATGCGCGAGCGGTACGCGGAGTCGGCCTCGGCCCCCGTCGGGTGCGCCGTCGAGGAGGCCGACGACCGGCTGGTGTTCGCGACGGCGCGCCTCGGTGACGCCGGGCGCTCGGTCCGGGCGGGCGACCACGGCCGGGCCGCGGTGCACGTACGGGCGGCGGAGAGCGCCGTCGCCCAGGCGGCGGAGCTGATCGGCGCGGTGGAACGGCGTTCCGGCGAACTCGCCGAGGCCGACGACGCGCTGCCCGCCCTGCTGACCGGGGCGGAGACGGCCCTGGCGGAGGCGCGCGGTCTGCTGGAGGAGACCTCCGAGGACGACTCCCCCGACGACGCCCCGGAGGACCCGCCCGTGACCGGCCTCCGGGAGCGGATCGCACGGGCCGGGGCGGTGGCCGCCGACGTACGGCGCGAGATGGCGTCCGGACCGTACGACCCGCTCGACGCGCTGCGCCGGGTCGAGGAGGCGGACGCGGCACTGGACGAGACGCTGGCGGGGATACGCGGGAGCGCGCCGGGTGAGGGGCGGGCGGCGGCGCTGCTCGGCCCGGCGGCGCTCGGCGCCCGCGCGGCGATCGGCGCGGCGGCCGGTTACCTCACGGCGCGCCGGGGTGCGGTGGGCGTCGGGGCGCGGACCCGGCTGGCGGAGGCCCGGCGGCGGCTCGGCCGGTCCGGGGCGCCGGCGGAGCTGGGGGACGCGCGGGGAGCACTGGCGGAGGCGCAGCACGCGGACCGGCTGGCCCGTGACGCGCGGGGTCTCGCGGAGCGGGACGTGGCGGCGTACGGGACGGGGGCCGGGCCCGGCGCGGCACCGGGGGCGGCGGACGGGCTCGGTGGCGCCGTACGGGGCGGGATCGTCCTCGGCGGCCCGTACGACGGTGGCCGGGGCACCGGGCCCGGCGCCTTCGGCGGCGGCGCCACCCGGGGCCGGATGGCGGGCCGGGCACGGTTCTGA